In Lentibacillus amyloliquefaciens, one DNA window encodes the following:
- the ilvB gene encoding biosynthetic-type acetolactate synthase large subunit, translating to MSVKAEQEVQQTEKKVTGADLLIQALTAAGVDTVFGYPGGAVLPIYDALYRNDASFKHVLSRHEQGSVHAAEGYARVTGKPGVVLATSGPGATNLITGITDAMMDSLPLVIFTGQVASNVIGTDAFQESDVMGITTPVTKYNYQVRDLEQLPKIVNEAFHIASTGRPGPVVVDIPKDISSSISNTNIKKSGDCYLPGYQPNKKPNPLQTVKLAEAINRAKKPLILAGAGVIFAKAAGELKKFAEDHQLPVVNTLLGLGGFPGTHELSLGMGGMHGNYAANTGIYDCDLLINIGARFDDRLTGNLKHFAPNAKVAHVDIDPAEIGKNVETEIPVVADAKEALNALNNTDISANDHDEWLESLRQNQTDYPYWYDRSDRFISPQWLTEQVYQASEGKAIVTTDVGQHQMWAAQYYPFEKPNQWVTSGGLGTMGFGFPAAVGAQLGKPDELVVAVVGDGGFQMTSQELSVIKEKQLPVKVVIVNNQSLGMVRQWQESFYEERYSESIFPENPDFVKLAECYGIRGMKASRESEVKDVLTEAFTYDGPVVIDCHVEQKECVYPMIAPGKGLHEMIGVSR from the coding sequence GTGAGTGTTAAGGCTGAGCAGGAAGTTCAACAAACGGAAAAAAAGGTGACGGGTGCTGATTTACTCATTCAGGCGTTGACAGCCGCGGGCGTCGATACGGTATTCGGTTATCCGGGTGGCGCGGTACTGCCGATATACGATGCTTTGTACCGAAATGATGCCTCTTTTAAACATGTTTTGTCCCGGCATGAGCAGGGATCGGTACACGCAGCAGAAGGCTATGCAAGGGTTACCGGAAAACCCGGTGTTGTCCTGGCAACATCGGGACCCGGAGCCACTAACCTGATTACAGGCATAACGGATGCCATGATGGATTCATTGCCGCTGGTTATATTTACCGGTCAGGTTGCCAGCAATGTGATCGGTACGGATGCTTTTCAGGAATCGGATGTGATGGGGATTACAACACCAGTCACAAAATACAACTATCAGGTCCGGGACTTGGAGCAATTACCGAAGATCGTTAACGAGGCATTTCATATTGCATCAACAGGCAGGCCTGGCCCGGTCGTAGTGGATATTCCAAAAGATATTTCATCAAGCATATCAAACACGAACATTAAAAAAAGCGGTGACTGCTACTTGCCTGGCTATCAGCCGAACAAAAAGCCGAATCCGCTGCAAACCGTAAAATTGGCAGAAGCAATAAACCGTGCTAAAAAGCCGCTCATTCTAGCAGGTGCAGGTGTTATTTTTGCTAAAGCAGCCGGGGAACTAAAGAAGTTTGCTGAAGATCATCAATTGCCGGTTGTCAACACGCTGCTTGGTCTTGGAGGCTTTCCGGGGACGCATGAACTGTCCTTAGGAATGGGTGGCATGCACGGGAATTACGCAGCAAATACAGGAATTTATGATTGCGATTTGCTGATTAATATCGGGGCACGTTTTGATGACCGGCTGACCGGAAACCTGAAACATTTCGCACCAAACGCCAAAGTGGCTCACGTGGATATCGATCCGGCAGAAATCGGCAAAAATGTGGAAACAGAAATACCGGTTGTCGCTGATGCCAAAGAAGCACTGAATGCTCTGAACAATACAGACATAAGCGCAAATGATCATGATGAATGGCTCGAATCCTTGCGACAGAATCAGACGGATTACCCTTACTGGTATGACCGCTCAGATCGTTTTATCTCACCGCAGTGGCTGACTGAGCAGGTTTATCAGGCATCAGAGGGAAAAGCAATTGTAACGACAGATGTCGGTCAGCATCAGATGTGGGCCGCACAATATTATCCATTTGAGAAACCAAATCAGTGGGTAACCTCAGGCGGGCTTGGCACAATGGGATTCGGATTCCCGGCTGCGGTAGGGGCACAGCTTGGAAAACCTGATGAACTGGTTGTAGCAGTCGTTGGTGATGGCGGTTTTCAGATGACGTCTCAGGAACTGTCGGTTATTAAAGAAAAACAGTTGCCGGTCAAGGTGGTCATTGTAAATAATCAGTCGCTCGGCATGGTGCGGCAATGGCAGGAAAGCTTTTACGAGGAGCGTTACTCCGAATCGATCTTTCCGGAGAATCCTGATTTTGTCAAATTGGCGGAATGTTATGGAATCCGAGGGATGAAAGCAAGCCGTGAATCGGAAGTGAAAGACGTTCTCACCGAAGCATTTACCTATGACGGACCGGTTGTGATTGATTGTCACGTTGAACAGAAAGAATGCGTCTACCCGATGATTGCACCAGGCAAAGGGCTTCATGAAATGATAGGGGTGAGCCGATGA
- a CDS encoding bile acid:sodium symporter family protein has protein sequence MRTLERISNFAGNTFAVWVILFVALSLIFPGGFAWIAPHVSLLLGIIMFGMGLTLTLDDFKGVLKAPVSVLIAVLLQYTVMPLIAFGLAVIFQLPPEVAAGVILVGCCPGGTASNVMTFLAKGNTALSVSVTAVSTVLAPILTPALTLLFASQWLPVSASDMFMSIVQIVLVPIVLGVVVRLLFSKQVDKSVKALPLVSVIGIVAVAAAVVAVNREDILTTGLLIFSVVILHNVLGLAIGYLFGKLFKFDFANQKAVSIEVGMQNSGLGSALALAHFSPIAAVPSALFSVWHNISGPVLATWWGKRSGDSLKGDEDTKAG, from the coding sequence ATGCGAACATTGGAAAGAATCAGTAATTTCGCCGGAAATACATTTGCTGTCTGGGTCATCCTGTTTGTTGCGTTAAGCTTAATTTTTCCGGGAGGTTTTGCGTGGATTGCACCACATGTATCGCTGTTACTGGGAATTATTATGTTTGGTATGGGATTGACGTTGACACTGGATGATTTCAAAGGTGTGCTAAAGGCGCCGGTATCTGTTCTCATTGCTGTCCTTTTACAATATACGGTTATGCCGCTTATCGCGTTTGGACTTGCTGTCATTTTTCAGCTCCCGCCGGAGGTCGCAGCAGGTGTTATCCTGGTTGGCTGCTGTCCGGGTGGAACGGCTTCAAATGTCATGACATTTCTGGCAAAAGGAAATACCGCGCTGTCAGTGTCGGTAACAGCTGTATCAACCGTGCTTGCACCGATATTGACGCCTGCATTGACACTGCTGTTTGCCAGTCAATGGCTGCCGGTTTCCGCGTCTGATATGTTCATGTCGATTGTTCAAATTGTGCTGGTTCCGATTGTTTTGGGTGTCGTTGTTCGTCTGTTGTTCAGTAAACAAGTTGATAAAAGCGTTAAAGCACTGCCGCTTGTCTCGGTCATTGGGATTGTGGCTGTGGCCGCTGCTGTTGTGGCGGTTAACCGTGAAGATATTCTCACGACCGGCCTGTTGATTTTTTCGGTTGTCATTTTGCATAACGTGCTTGGCCTTGCAATTGGTTATTTGTTTGGTAAACTGTTTAAATTTGATTTTGCCAATCAGAAAGCTGTTTCGATTGAGGTCGGCATGCAGAATTCCGGACTTGGATCAGCGTTGGCGCTTGCCCACTTTTCACCGATTGCTGCTGTTCCGAGTGCGCTGTTCAGTGTCTGGCACAATATCTCCGGTCCGGTTCTGGCAACCTGGTGGGGCAAACGGAGTGGTGATTCATTAAAAGGTGATGAAGACACGAAAGCTGGCTGA
- the leuB gene encoding 3-isopropylmalate dehydrogenase encodes MNKHIVLLPGDGIGKEIMESAKQVLDAVAGEYGHRFTLQEHAIGGSAIDQYDTPLPEATIAASQEADAILLGAVGGEKWDAMPSEKRPEKGLLGIRKALGLFANLRPVKGFPSLLHASPLKEHIIDGSDILIIRELTGGLYFGRPSERRDNGREVVDTLHYRRDEMERIIDKAFQSARLRHNHLTSVDKANVLESSRMWREIVNEKSHEYPDVTVDHMLVDAAAMKLITQPNQFDVMVTENMFGDILSDEASVLTGSLGMLPSASVRSDGIGLYEPVHGSAPDIAGKGLANPLGMILSVALMLRHSFRMETEAAAVERAVRECLDQGYVTSDLNISAGEMVGTEQMTAAVVENLTVKSVSDSICSMYV; translated from the coding sequence ATGAATAAACACATCGTTTTGCTTCCGGGGGACGGAATTGGAAAAGAGATTATGGAATCGGCCAAACAGGTTCTGGATGCGGTTGCCGGAGAATATGGCCATCGATTTACACTTCAGGAACACGCGATCGGCGGCAGCGCCATCGATCAGTATGATACACCTTTACCGGAAGCAACCATTGCAGCAAGCCAGGAGGCCGATGCCATTTTACTCGGTGCTGTCGGCGGTGAAAAATGGGATGCCATGCCCAGCGAGAAACGGCCGGAAAAAGGTTTGCTGGGAATCCGTAAAGCACTTGGGCTGTTCGCTAATTTGCGGCCTGTTAAAGGATTTCCGTCATTGCTCCATGCTTCCCCGCTCAAAGAGCATATCATTGATGGCAGTGATATTCTAATTATCCGCGAACTTACCGGCGGCCTCTACTTTGGCCGGCCAAGTGAACGGCGGGACAATGGACGTGAAGTTGTTGACACCTTGCATTATCGCCGGGATGAGATGGAGCGGATTATTGATAAGGCGTTTCAAAGCGCCCGCTTGCGACATAATCATCTGACATCGGTTGATAAGGCAAATGTCTTGGAATCAAGCCGAATGTGGCGCGAAATTGTCAATGAGAAAAGCCATGAATATCCGGATGTGACAGTCGATCACATGTTGGTTGATGCAGCCGCCATGAAACTGATCACACAGCCAAATCAATTTGATGTCATGGTAACTGAAAATATGTTCGGCGATATTTTAAGCGATGAAGCATCCGTTTTGACAGGATCATTGGGAATGTTGCCATCTGCGAGTGTCCGGAGTGATGGTATTGGTTTGTATGAACCCGTCCACGGTTCAGCACCGGATATTGCCGGAAAAGGACTTGCCAATCCGTTGGGCATGATTCTTTCAGTAGCTTTAATGCTTCGTCACTCTTTCCGGATGGAAACAGAAGCTGCCGCAGTTGAACGCGCGGTCCGCGAATGTCTGGATCAAGGGTACGTCACATCCGACTTGAATATAAGTGCAGGTGAAATGGTCGGTACAGAGCAAATGACAGCAGCTGTTGTGGAGAATTTGACGGTTAAGAGTGTGTCTGACAGTATTTGCAGTATGTATGTTTAA
- the leuC gene encoding 3-isopropylmalate dehydratase large subunit gives MGKPKTIVEKIWENHMVHQEPDKPDLMYIDLHLIHEVTSPQAFEGLRLNNRNVRRPDLTFATMDHNVPTQNRDVIEDEISKKQMETLKKNCKDFGVTLADMFHPDQGIVHVIGPQLGLTQPGKTIVCGDSHTSTHGAFGALAFGIGTSEVEHVLATQTVWQQSPKTLNVHVEGDLGTGVTAKDLILAIISKFGVRFGTGHVIEYTGEAIRNLSMEGRMTVCNMSIEAGARAGLISPDETTVEFLRDKPNVPQGESFDQKAAEWLNLATDEGAEYDETVTIKAEEIEPQVSWGTNPGMCVPVSGNTPVVNESDHPDDVSRALEYMGLDENQSIESIDIDHVFIGSCTNSRITDLRKAASVVEGHQVSDNVRAIVVPGSFGTKLQAEKEGLDAIFKEAGFEWREAGCSMCLAMNDDVVPPGGRCASTSNRNFEGRQGNDARTHLVSPEMAAAAAINGHFVDVRKFASNVYA, from the coding sequence ATGGGAAAACCGAAAACAATTGTTGAAAAAATTTGGGAAAATCATATGGTGCATCAAGAGCCGGATAAACCGGATCTGATGTATATTGATTTACATTTGATTCATGAAGTGACATCACCACAGGCGTTTGAAGGGCTGCGGCTGAATAACCGCAACGTAAGAAGGCCGGATTTAACATTTGCGACAATGGATCATAACGTTCCGACGCAAAACCGGGATGTCATTGAAGATGAGATTTCCAAAAAGCAGATGGAAACGCTGAAGAAGAACTGTAAAGATTTTGGGGTTACATTGGCGGATATGTTCCATCCAGACCAGGGGATTGTTCACGTCATCGGACCGCAGCTTGGGCTGACACAGCCGGGAAAAACAATTGTCTGCGGTGACAGCCATACATCCACTCATGGTGCTTTTGGCGCCTTGGCGTTTGGTATTGGTACGAGTGAGGTGGAGCATGTTTTAGCAACTCAGACAGTGTGGCAACAATCGCCTAAAACATTGAATGTTCATGTGGAAGGTGACCTTGGTACCGGCGTTACAGCCAAAGACCTGATACTGGCAATCATTTCCAAATTCGGTGTACGTTTCGGTACCGGCCATGTCATTGAATATACGGGTGAAGCGATCCGAAATTTATCAATGGAAGGCCGTATGACTGTCTGCAATATGTCGATCGAAGCCGGTGCAAGAGCCGGATTGATCAGCCCTGATGAGACGACAGTCGAATTTTTGCGGGATAAACCGAATGTTCCCCAAGGTGAATCATTCGATCAAAAGGCGGCTGAATGGCTGAACTTGGCTACTGATGAAGGCGCTGAATATGATGAGACGGTGACGATTAAAGCTGAAGAAATCGAACCGCAAGTCTCATGGGGAACAAACCCAGGCATGTGTGTGCCGGTAAGCGGCAACACACCGGTTGTGAATGAATCAGATCACCCGGATGACGTATCACGTGCACTTGAATATATGGGGCTTGATGAAAATCAGTCAATCGAGTCCATTGACATCGATCATGTCTTTATCGGATCCTGCACAAACTCCCGAATTACTGACTTGCGCAAAGCAGCCAGTGTCGTCGAAGGTCATCAGGTGAGTGACAACGTCAGGGCGATTGTCGTTCCCGGATCGTTCGGAACAAAGCTTCAGGCAGAAAAAGAAGGGCTTGATGCAATTTTTAAAGAAGCCGGATTTGAATGGCGTGAGGCCGGCTGCAGTATGTGTTTGGCGATGAATGATGATGTGGTACCGCCGGGCGGTCGCTGTGCATCAACGTCAAACCGTAATTTTGAAGGCAGACAGGGCAATGATGCCCGCACGCATCTGGTCAGCCCGGAAATGGCTGCAGCCGCTGCGATTAATGGCCATTTTGTCGATGTCCGCAAGTTTGCTTCGAACGTATACGCATAG
- a CDS encoding 2-isopropylmalate synthase, with protein sequence MPEIKIFDTTLRDGEQSPGVNLNKPEKLEIAKQLERMGIDRMEAGFPASSKGDFEAVKEIAKMIKNTSVTGLARTVKSDIDTAWEALKYAQEPRLHLFVATSPIHMTYKLKQSPDEVLENAVSMVRYAKEKFPQVEFSAEDASRSDLSFLVQIIEKVIEAGATVINLPDTVGYTTPAEYGAMFRYIRENVPNIEQVELSCHCHNDLGLAVANSIAAVENGVTQVEGTINGIGERAGNASLEEVAVALRVRADYYPYTTRLNLEETKRTSDLIAKLTGMYVQANKAIVGRNAFQHEAGIHQDGVLKNKETYEIMTPEMVGVKADTLFLGKHSGRHAFKDRVNELGVNLSEEKVTEAFKMFKQLTDRKKEVTDDDLFTILMEIQTDTSAVNKYQLEMFQVQYGTSNIPTATVSLTAPNGNTIQTAQTGQGSVEALYKTLDALITEELELTDYQLNSVGRGKDALAESHVQLKVNGEMMNGRGTAQDVLQASVNAFLNAVNRYIIHQYTSKEEPVVR encoded by the coding sequence ATGCCAGAAATTAAAATTTTTGATACAACTTTGAGAGATGGGGAGCAATCGCCCGGTGTCAATCTGAATAAGCCGGAAAAACTGGAGATCGCCAAGCAGCTGGAACGAATGGGGATAGACCGGATGGAGGCAGGCTTTCCTGCTTCCTCCAAAGGTGACTTTGAAGCTGTTAAAGAAATCGCCAAAATGATTAAAAACACATCCGTTACAGGGCTTGCAAGAACAGTCAAATCAGATATCGACACGGCATGGGAAGCCCTTAAATATGCTCAGGAGCCGCGGTTGCATCTGTTTGTGGCCACATCACCGATTCACATGACCTACAAACTGAAGCAGTCACCTGATGAGGTGCTGGAAAACGCCGTCAGCATGGTCCGTTATGCAAAGGAGAAATTTCCACAGGTTGAATTCTCAGCTGAAGATGCTTCCCGATCCGACTTGAGCTTTCTGGTACAAATTATTGAGAAAGTGATTGAAGCCGGTGCAACCGTCATCAATCTTCCGGACACAGTCGGCTATACGACACCTGCAGAATATGGCGCGATGTTCCGTTATATCAGGGAGAATGTCCCGAACATTGAACAGGTTGAACTTTCCTGCCATTGTCATAATGATTTGGGCTTGGCTGTTGCCAACTCAATCGCTGCTGTTGAAAATGGTGTCACACAGGTGGAAGGCACGATTAACGGCATCGGCGAACGGGCAGGCAATGCTTCCCTTGAAGAAGTCGCAGTCGCGCTGAGAGTACGTGCAGATTATTATCCATACACCACCAGGTTGAATCTTGAAGAGACGAAGCGCACAAGCGATCTGATTGCAAAATTGACCGGCATGTATGTTCAAGCAAACAAGGCTATCGTCGGCCGCAATGCGTTCCAGCATGAAGCGGGCATTCACCAAGACGGTGTTTTGAAAAACAAAGAAACATATGAAATCATGACGCCTGAAATGGTTGGCGTCAAAGCCGATACCTTATTCCTTGGAAAACATTCAGGACGCCACGCATTTAAAGACAGAGTCAATGAACTTGGCGTGAATCTTTCAGAAGAGAAAGTGACAGAAGCCTTCAAGATGTTTAAACAATTGACTGACCGCAAAAAAGAAGTAACCGACGATGATCTGTTTACAATTCTAATGGAGATTCAAACCGACACCTCAGCAGTCAATAAGTATCAACTGGAAATGTTCCAGGTTCAGTACGGGACTTCCAATATTCCAACCGCAACTGTTTCTCTGACTGCGCCGAACGGCAATACCATTCAGACAGCTCAAACAGGTCAAGGAAGTGTTGAGGCATTATATAAAACGCTTGATGCTCTGATTACGGAAGAACTGGAATTGACTGATTATCAGTTGAATTCAGTCGGCCGCGGCAAGGATGCCCTCGCTGAATCACACGTCCAGCTGAAGGTTAATGGCGAAATGATGAACGGCAGAGGCACCGCTCAAGACGTTCTGCAGGCTTCGGTCAACGCGTTTTTAAACGCCGTCAATCGCTATATCATCCATCAGTATACGTCGAAAGAAGAACCGGTCGTCAGGTAA
- the ilvN gene encoding acetolactate synthase small subunit has protein sequence MKRIITADVQNQSGVLNRITGMLQKRQFNIESITVGKSERPGISKMTFVVEIGDDQKLEQLTKQLNKQIDVLKVKDITDKAIVARELALIKVGGSGQQRAEIQGVINPFRASVIDVSKDSLTIQVTGKPDKIEALIALLRPYGIKELARTGMTAFLRGYQPQEVTEINSHLV, from the coding sequence ATGAAACGAATCATCACAGCCGATGTACAGAATCAAAGCGGTGTTCTTAACCGGATTACGGGGATGCTGCAAAAGCGGCAATTCAATATCGAAAGCATTACAGTCGGAAAATCAGAAAGGCCCGGCATATCGAAAATGACATTTGTTGTCGAAATCGGTGACGACCAGAAGCTGGAGCAGCTGACGAAACAGCTTAACAAACAGATTGATGTCCTGAAAGTAAAGGACATAACGGATAAAGCGATTGTCGCACGGGAACTTGCTTTGATAAAAGTTGGCGGGAGCGGCCAGCAGCGTGCCGAAATCCAAGGGGTGATTAACCCATTCCGGGCCTCTGTCATTGATGTCAGCAAAGATAGCCTGACTATTCAGGTGACAGGCAAACCGGATAAAATCGAAGCCTTGATTGCACTGCTCAGGCCATATGGTATCAAAGAACTGGCCAGAACAGGCATGACAGCATTCCTGAGAGGCTATCAGCCGCAGGAGGTTACTGAGATTAATTCACATTTGGTTTGA
- the ilvD gene encoding dihydroxy-acid dehydratase — translation MEKDLRIKSQVFSDDTMRAPNRAMLRAVGLTDEDFEKPMVGIASTWSEVTPCNIHIDDLAVSAKKGARDAGATPLIFNTITVSDGISMGTQGMRYSLPSRDLIADSIETVVGAESLDGFVAIGACDKNIPGCMIAIANSDVPAVFVYGGTIAPGKHNGKDIDLVSVFEGVGKHNNGDIDDQELKNIECNACPGAGACGGMYTANTMASAVEAMGMSLPGSSSNPAESDEKAEDCSAAGEAVYKLLEEGIYPKDIMTKKAFENAMTVVMALGGSTNAILHLLGMAHAVGVDLKIDDFNRIQEKVPHLADLKPSGQYVMQDLHNAGGVQAVMKLLYEAGYLHGDCLTVTGKTIAENLAEAPSLKEDQKIIAPLDNPKRADGPLIVLKGNLAPRGAVAKVSGVKVKRHTGPARVFNTEQEATDAVRRNEINEGDVLVIRHVGPKGGPGMPEMLSVSSLLVGKGLGEKVALLTDGRFSGGTHGLVVGHIAPEAQDGGPIAFLQEGDQVTIDSENKEITADVSEAELDKRNQQWSAPPLYKKGVLGKYAHNVSCSSKGAVTDFLDAAD, via the coding sequence ATGGAAAAAGACTTACGGATAAAAAGCCAAGTTTTCAGTGACGATACGATGCGTGCACCAAATCGTGCTATGCTGCGTGCGGTTGGGCTGACAGATGAGGATTTCGAAAAGCCGATGGTCGGTATCGCAAGTACATGGAGTGAGGTCACACCATGCAATATACATATCGATGACCTGGCTGTCAGTGCCAAGAAAGGTGCAAGGGATGCGGGCGCAACACCACTTATTTTTAACACGATCACCGTCTCTGATGGGATATCGATGGGAACGCAAGGAATGCGCTATTCACTGCCCAGCCGTGATTTGATTGCCGATTCAATTGAAACGGTGGTCGGAGCGGAAAGTCTTGATGGTTTTGTTGCGATCGGTGCTTGTGATAAAAATATCCCCGGCTGCATGATCGCCATTGCTAATTCTGATGTGCCGGCTGTTTTTGTTTATGGCGGCACGATCGCGCCCGGCAAGCACAACGGCAAAGATATCGATCTCGTGTCAGTGTTTGAGGGTGTTGGCAAACATAACAATGGTGATATTGACGATCAGGAACTGAAAAACATTGAATGCAACGCATGTCCGGGTGCCGGCGCATGCGGCGGCATGTATACTGCCAATACAATGGCATCGGCAGTCGAGGCGATGGGGATGAGTCTGCCCGGCAGCTCGTCAAATCCGGCCGAATCTGATGAAAAGGCTGAGGATTGTTCCGCTGCGGGTGAAGCTGTGTACAAGCTTCTGGAAGAAGGCATTTATCCAAAAGATATTATGACGAAAAAAGCGTTCGAAAATGCGATGACGGTTGTCATGGCACTTGGCGGTTCGACGAATGCGATCCTGCACCTTTTGGGTATGGCGCATGCTGTCGGTGTTGATCTTAAGATCGATGACTTTAACCGTATTCAGGAAAAAGTGCCGCATTTGGCTGACCTGAAGCCGAGCGGGCAATATGTGATGCAGGATCTGCACAATGCCGGCGGGGTCCAAGCTGTCATGAAGCTGCTTTATGAAGCGGGATATCTGCATGGCGACTGCTTGACAGTAACCGGAAAAACAATAGCGGAAAACCTTGCAGAAGCGCCATCACTTAAAGAAGACCAAAAAATAATTGCACCGCTTGATAATCCGAAACGTGCTGATGGTCCGCTGATTGTTCTTAAAGGCAATCTGGCGCCAAGGGGTGCGGTTGCCAAAGTATCGGGGGTTAAAGTGAAACGACATACCGGTCCGGCACGTGTTTTCAATACCGAGCAAGAAGCGACTGATGCGGTCAGACGAAATGAAATCAATGAAGGCGATGTGCTTGTTATTCGCCACGTCGGTCCAAAAGGCGGCCCGGGCATGCCTGAGATGCTGTCGGTTTCGAGCCTTTTGGTCGGCAAGGGCTTGGGCGAAAAAGTCGCTCTCTTGACAGACGGCCGTTTTTCCGGCGGTACACACGGGCTTGTCGTCGGACATATCGCCCCGGAAGCGCAGGATGGCGGTCCAATCGCATTTTTGCAGGAAGGCGATCAGGTAACAATCGACTCTGAGAATAAAGAAATAACAGCTGATGTGTCTGAAGCGGAACTGGATAAACGCAATCAGCAATGGAGTGCACCACCGCTTTATAAAAAAGGCGTGCTTGGAAAGTATGCACACAATGTATCGTGTTCATCAAAAGGTGCCGTGACAGATTTTCTGGATGCTGCCGATTAA
- the ilvC gene encoding ketol-acid reductoisomerase, which yields MSKVLYEKDIQKEVLQAKKITVVGYGSQGHAHALNLRESGYDVTVGLRPGKSQQKAEDDGFEVLPVAEAVKQSEVVMVLLPDEHQTKVYEESIKPNLEAGNAIAFAHGFNIHFSQIVPPSDVDVFMVAPKGPGHLVRRTYEEGGGVPSLYAVYQDVTGNAKEVALAYSQGIGSARAGVLETSFQEETETDLFGEQAVLCGGLSSLVKAGFETLTDAGYQPEVAYFECLHEVKLIVDLMYEGGLENMRYSVSDTAQWGDFVSGKRVINDETKERMKEVLKDVQTGEFAKGWILENQANRPQFNAINALESNHQIEQVGKELRELMPFVKQPLQKEQKDKQKGVTADARN from the coding sequence ATGTCAAAAGTACTATACGAAAAAGATATCCAAAAAGAGGTACTGCAAGCGAAAAAAATTACGGTGGTTGGCTATGGCTCACAAGGCCATGCCCACGCACTCAATCTCAGAGAAAGCGGCTATGACGTTACTGTTGGCCTGAGACCGGGAAAATCCCAACAAAAAGCTGAAGACGACGGATTTGAGGTTTTGCCGGTCGCTGAAGCTGTTAAACAGTCGGAAGTTGTCATGGTTCTCCTTCCGGATGAGCATCAGACAAAAGTTTATGAGGAAAGCATCAAACCAAATCTCGAAGCAGGTAATGCGATTGCATTCGCCCATGGTTTCAATATTCATTTTTCACAAATTGTACCGCCGAGTGACGTTGATGTCTTCATGGTAGCGCCGAAAGGACCCGGCCACTTGGTACGCCGCACATATGAAGAAGGCGGCGGTGTCCCGTCATTATACGCGGTCTATCAGGATGTCACCGGCAATGCCAAAGAAGTAGCACTTGCTTATTCGCAGGGCATCGGTTCAGCGAGAGCCGGCGTACTGGAAACGAGCTTCCAGGAAGAAACGGAAACTGACCTGTTCGGTGAGCAAGCTGTCCTGTGCGGCGGGTTATCCAGCCTTGTAAAAGCTGGATTTGAAACCTTGACAGATGCAGGATATCAGCCTGAAGTGGCGTACTTCGAATGTCTGCATGAGGTGAAGCTGATCGTTGATTTGATGTATGAAGGCGGTCTTGAAAACATGCGCTATTCCGTATCGGATACCGCTCAGTGGGGCGATTTTGTTTCCGGTAAACGTGTTATCAATGATGAAACGAAAGAGCGGATGAAAGAAGTCTTGAAAGACGTGCAAACAGGAGAATTCGCAAAAGGATGGATCCTTGAAAACCAGGCTAACCGCCCGCAATTCAACGCTATCAATGCCTTGGAAAGCAATCATCAAATTGAACAAGTCGGAAAAGAGCTCCGTGAGTTAATGCCTTTTGTCAAACAGCCATTGCAAAAAGAACAAAAAGATAAACAAAAAGGTGTGACGGCAGATGCCAGAAATTAA
- the leuD gene encoding 3-isopropylmalate dehydratase small subunit — translation MEAIREHEGLVVPLDRSNVDTDQIIPKQFLKRIERTGFGQFLFYNWRFDDDGNERDDFVLNDPSYKEGTVLVAGDNFGCGSSREHAPWSLQDYGFRVIIAPSFADIFYNNALKNGIIPVQMNENQVSEWMKQAENGKLVLKVDLEKQIISDSEKEVHFDIPAFHKENLLNGLDDIALTLKHEDKITAFESAAHV, via the coding sequence ATGGAAGCGATTCGGGAACATGAAGGATTGGTTGTTCCGTTAGACCGGTCGAATGTTGATACGGATCAGATCATTCCGAAACAATTTTTAAAGCGGATTGAACGAACCGGATTTGGTCAGTTTCTATTTTATAACTGGCGGTTCGATGATGACGGAAATGAGCGGGATGATTTCGTGCTTAACGACCCCTCATACAAGGAAGGTACAGTCCTTGTCGCAGGTGATAATTTCGGCTGCGGTTCTTCAAGGGAGCACGCACCATGGTCGCTTCAGGATTACGGGTTCCGTGTCATTATTGCGCCAAGTTTTGCCGACATTTTTTATAACAATGCCTTGAAGAATGGCATCATACCTGTTCAAATGAATGAAAACCAGGTTTCAGAATGGATGAAGCAGGCCGAAAATGGTAAATTAGTATTGAAAGTCGATTTGGAAAAACAAATCATCAGCGACAGTGAAAAAGAAGTGCATTTTGATATCCCTGCCTTTCATAAGGAAAATCTTTTGAATGGTCTCGATGATATCGCACTGACACTGAAGCATGAAGATAAAATCACGGCGTTTGAAAGTGCCGCTCACGTATAG